The Cyprinus carpio isolate SPL01 chromosome A19, ASM1834038v1, whole genome shotgun sequence genome has a segment encoding these proteins:
- the LOC109111767 gene encoding zinc finger MYM-type protein 4-like isoform X2, with the protein MVLTCAYPGCRNLFKSVRLRASTQTGKLTFHRFPTFEPDRLHLWLLALQMDINTPMRLLKVWRVCSEHFSSDDFKAISGNQVLLKSSAVPMFVSQRAEETVTEPDALSADNSWDIEEDDEVYYADDFESTSGKQKNPRTCPEQHEQLILNVTNPTTEPSTYQSTFGSYDALPPTRHYQMNDPAEAVLQMEECYDVNANMDSVAYSEGENSGLGSMSAAGVFMASEDSEGYQDVYQGEDMAQCSEELVITKVEDTNEMALDQNEDYIGMTEVDGPEDSETQRAKDIKSRTMESSAVMAVDKRVKATQPSVIMPLKIKDEPMDEECKKAQHSQTGNIKDDEDFDQTPDDVRIKEKAASNPAKSIPPLKRHGVLCTACNKVMLKGHTAFQRSGSSKLYCSPQCLCGSKKKTCHCCLKEICDENINIALVDMSGTVKEFCSQKCRGALNFKCSVCQKTGLTHSHEVNYMGSIHKLCSDSCFSQFRFSHKLNMNSCVNCGGYCYGTDGQCPSLRMEDRVMKFCSQNCLTAYKKRSLKLVTCKMCHALRPAADAVDSPNSEGVRELFCSTSCVMASKVQTGSSSDVAVECNNCKLKLVPQYHISMFDGSVQNFCSYSCVLAYQESFSKTKPNMPVKTVTSTSNNTSTPKPASSDSSSSVKTSTSSGPVQTFTKIPCSQCLNSFFHRPQLLEFRRKMYALCGNTCIEEFKRIYRMEARCEYCKLDKIVKIVRRINKVDRSFCSERCKTLFENSLFKRWGKKHCCNCFYCNSTSKTVVTDVFDGKQEEFCGKDCLLKHNLLIRQVIKCSMCRQMKKMTETVEWLGEMKHFCSVRCLMFFCSLQGITGAVIKATSKSTHGVTPVSSAVPQSTKEGTSNEQPGVLGSTNPKGSVSEKVTRNKRAVKAPVSPSKTRNDKDLPYKSISKNKATSCKPQICDAETQIDGTPKVIVLPVPVPVYVPVPMHLYTQYIPQSVGLPLPVPVPLFFPTTLDNAEHIVKTIQDIKEKIPDDPLEADLIMMAEMVAEDAEEEKQIISSDQTGSIMEGLDLEDLSSNLSWEEDSVSSAQTWDQTPEPERQPPSRSATLTPVSTAAEEPQMDLEADFPIESIELFKKQMQKEINSGKQRSRKRGHVGFSEKKQGSKCASEPLNSLSKLQHEYGVKAWKKWVRWSNAQPNMETLKFGSRSMTLKEDLLKCCTAELSYGLCKFISEVRRPNGEKYSPDSIFYLCLGIQKYLFENNRMENIFADVFYTKFCQELSNLLRGWKPTILPSGYVHSRVEEYHLWDCKQLGAFSPGVLLNTLLYFTKYFNYKTAEQHRRLSFGHIKRYSRGQANNKVSFLRFYPTKEDASTDGVPLKKKEDERQRVLKIRQNSDNPFHCPVRLYEFYLSKCSPGIRHDTTQLYLSPERSCVPSSPTWFSTTSLSDEALESMLTRILTVRELHLERDQSPNESDSDSDSDFTPY; encoded by the exons ATGGTGCTTACGTGTGCTTATCCTGGATGCCGCAACCTATTTAAAAGCGTAAGACTACGCGCGTCAACTCAAACTGGAAAATTGACTTTTCACCGATTCCCAACGTTTGAGCCAGATCGACTGCATTTATGGTTGCTTGCTCTTCAGATGGATATTAACACACCCATGAGGTTACTCAAAGTATGGAGGGTCTGCAGTGAACATTTTTCCTCTGATGATTTCAAAGCCATCAGCGGGAATCAAGTCTTACTCAAATCATCAGCGGTGCCCATGTTTGTTTCACAACGAGCTGAG GAGACTGTGACTGAACCAGACGCCCTGTCAGCAGACAACAGTTGGGATATAGAGGAAGATGATGAGGTGTATTATGCAGATGATTTTGAGTCAACTTCAGGAAAGCAAAAGAACCCCAGAACCTGCCCTGAACAACATGAACAACTCATTTTGAATGTTACAAATCCAACTACAGAACCATCTACATATCAATCTACTTTTGGGTCCTACGATGCTCTTCCACCCACACGGCACTACCAAATG AATGATCCTGCTGAGGCTGTGCTACAAATGGAAGAATGTTATGATGTAAACGCCAACATGGATTCTGTTGCTTATTCAGAAG GTGAAAACTCTGGGCTGGGCTCTATGTCGGCAGCAGGTGTCTTTATGGCCAGTGAGGATTCCGAAGGATATCAGGACGTGTACCAGGGGGAGGACATGGCCCAGTGTTCAGAAGAGCTTGTGATCACTAAAGTTGAGGACACTAATGAAATGGCACTGGACCAGAATGAGGATTACATTGGGATGACGGAAGTAGATGGACCAGAAGATTCAG AAACACAGAGAGCCAAAGACATAAAAAGCAGGACTATGGAATCGTCTGCTGTAATG GCTGTTGACAAAAGAGTTAAAGCAACACAGCCCTCTGTCATAATGCCTTTAAAGATCAAGGATGAACCTATGGACGAGGAGTGCAAGAAAGCACAACATTCCCAGACGGGAAACATTAAGGATGATGAG GATTTTGACCAAACACCAGATGATGTCAGGATAAAAG AAAAGGCAGCATCAAACCCAGCAAAATCCATTCCACCTTTAAAACGACATGGTGTGTTGTGCACAGCCTGTAATAAAGTCATGCTGAAGGGACATACAGCATTTCAGCGTAGTGGCTCTTCTAAACTCTACTGCTCACCTCAATGTCTCTGCGGCTCCAAGAAGAAAACATGTCACTGCTGCCTGAA AGAGATTTGTGATGAGAATATCAACATTGCCCTGGTAGACATGTCAGGAACTGTAAAGGAGTTCTGCAGTCAGAAATGCCGCGGTGCTTTAAACTTCAAATGCAGTGTGTGTCAGAAGACAGGACTG ACTCATAGTCATGAGGTGAATTACATGGGCTCTATCCATAAGCTGTGCAGTGACAGCTGCTTCAGCCAGTTCCGCTTCTCGCATAAGCTGAACATGAACAGCTGTGTGAACTGTGGAGGATATTGTTATGGCACAGATGGTCAGTGTCCATCTCTGCGGATGGAGGACAGAGTTATGAAGTTCTGCAGTCAAAACTGCCTCACAGCCTACAAAAAG AGGAGTCTGAAACTTGTCACCTGCAAAATGTGTCATGCCCTGCGCCCAGCTGCAGATGCAGTGGACAGTCCAAACTCAGAGGGCGTCAGGGAGCTTTTCTGCTCCACTTCCTGTGTCATGGCAAGTAAAGTCCAGACTGGCAGTTCGTCA GATGTTGCAGTGGAATGCAACAACTGCAAGCTGAAACTAGTGCCTCAATACCACATATCCATGTTTGATGGATCTGTTCAGAACTTCTGCTCTTATTCCTGTGTACTAGCATATCAG GAGTCCTTCAGTAAGACGAAACCTAACATGCCAGTAAAAACTGTAACCTCTACAAGCAACAACACATCTACCCCCAAACCTGCTTCCTCAGACTCCAGCTCATCAGTGAAGACTAGCACTTCCAGTGGTCCGGTGCAGACATTCACCAAGATCCCCTGCTCTCAGTGTCTGAACTCGTTCTTTCACAGACCACAGCTGCTGGAGTTTAGG AGGAAAATGTACGCTCTCTGTGGTAACACTTGTATTGAAGAGTTCAAAAGGATCTACCGCATGGAGGCTCGCTGTGAATACTGCAAGCttgataaaattgtaaaaatagtgAGAAGGATAAACAAGGTTGACCGTTCTTTCTGCAGCGAGA GATGCAAGACACTCTTTGAGAATAGCCTCTTCAAACGCTGGGGAAAGAAACACTGTTGCAACTGCTTCTACTGTAACAGCACTTCTAAGACTGTAGTGACTGATGTCTTTGATGGCAAGCAAGAGGAGTTCTGTGGGAAGGATTGCttgttaaaacataatttattgatCCGTCAg GTAATAAAGTGCTCAATGTGCAGGCAGATGAAGAAGATGACTGAGACTGTGGAATGGCTGGGTGAGATGAAGCATTTCTGCAGCGTGCGGTGCCTGATGTTCTTCTGCAGTCTGCAGGGCATCACTGGAGCCGTTATCAAAGCTACAAGTAAATCCACACACG GTGTGACCCCAGTATCCTCTGCAGTTCCTCAAAGCACTAAAGAGGGCACATCCAACGAACAGCCAGGTGTTTTGGGAAGCACAAATCCAAAAG GCTCCGTTTCTGAAAAAGTCACAAGAAAT AAACGTGCTGTGAAAGCTCCTGTCTCACCATCCAAAACCCGGAATGACAAGGACTTGCCATATAAATCCATAAGCAAAAACAAAGCCACGTCCTGTAAACCCCAAATCTGTGATGCTGAGACACAAATAG ATGGAACTCCTAAAGTTATAGTGCTACCAGTGCCAGTGCCAGTGTATGTGCCAGTTCCCATGCATCTCTACACTCAATACATTCCACAGTCTGTGGGGCTTCCACTTCCG GTTCCGGTGCCCTTGTTCTTCCCTACAACTCTGGACAATGCAGAGCACATTGTGAAGACCATTCAGGACATCAAAGAGAAGATCCCTGATGACCCTCTGGAGGCCGACCTCATCATGATGGCAGAGATGGTGGCTGAGGATGCAGAGGAGGAGAAACAAATCATCTCTAGTG ATCAGACTGGTAGCATAATGGAGGGCCTTGATTTGGAAGATCTGTCTAGCAATCTGAGTTGGGAGGAGGACTCTGTGTCGTCTGCCCAGACATGGGATCAAACTCCAGAGCCTGAGAGGCAGCCTCCGTCCCGATCTGCCACACTGACCCCTGTCTCCACCGCAGCAGAAGAGCCACAGATGGACTTGGAGGCTGATTTCCCAATCG AAAGCATTGAACTTTTCAAAAAGCAAATGCAAAAGGAGATCAATTCTGGCAAACAGAGATCACGCAAGAGAGGACACGTTGGCTTCTCTGAGAAGAAACAA GGCAGTAAGTGTGCATCAGAGCCTCTAAACAGCCTCTCCAAACTGCAACATGAATACGGAGTCAAAGCCTGGAAGAAGTGGGTACGCTGGAGCAACGCTCAACCCAACATGGAGACTCTCAAATTTGGCT CGCGCAGTATGACACTAAAGGAGGACTTGTTGAAGTGTTGCACAGCTGAACTAAGCTACGGCCTCTGCAAGTTCATTTCTGAAGTCCGTCGACCCAACGGAGAGAAATACAGCCCTGACAGCATCTTTTATCTCTGCTTGGGAATCCAGAAG TACCTGTTTGAGAACAATCGGATGGAGAACATCTTCGCAGACGTCTTCTACACCAAATTCTGCCAGGAACTGAGCAACCTACTCAGAGGGTGGAAACCAACTATTTTGCCCAGTG GTTACGTTCATTCTCGTGTGGAGGAGTATCATCTATGGGACTGTAAGCAGCTGGGGGCGTTTTCACCTGGTGTGCTGCTCAACACGCTGCTCTATTTCACCAAGTACTTCAACTACAAGACAGCGGAGCAGCACCGCCGCCTCTCTTTTGGCCACATCAAACGCTACTCTCGAGGACAGGCCAACAACAAAGTGTCCTTCCTGCGTTTCTATCCCACAAAAGAGGATGCAAGCACAG ACGGTGTCCCTCTAAAGAAGAAGGAAGATGAACGGCAAAGGGTGCTAAAAATACGGCAGAATTCAGACAATCCCTTCCACTGTCCTGTCAGACTGTACGAGTTCTATCTCTCAAAATG TTCACCTGGCATAAGACACGACACAACCCAGCTTTACCTGAGCCCCGAGCGCTCCTGTGTACCCAGCAGTCCCACATGGTTCTCAACCACTTCGCTGAGTGATGAGGCTCTGGAGAGCATGCTTACACGAATCCTTACTGTCAGAGAGCTGCACCTGGAGAGAGACCAATCACCCAATGAGAGCGATTCAGACAGTGACTCGGACTTCACACCGTATTAG
- the LOC109111767 gene encoding zinc finger MYM-type protein 4-like isoform X1 — protein MVFSCVYPGCFNIAKPLRLRARTLKGDKPLSFHTFPINNPERLKLWLLAIRWDVNTPMEKVTRRVLCSEHFSSEDYQEEKGKSRRLKSSAVPLPAVLFQPNEETVTEPDALSADNSWDIEEDDEVYYADDFESTSGKQKNPRTCPEQHEQLILNVTNPTTEPSTYQSTFGSYDALPPTRHYQMNDPAEAVLQMEECYDVNANMDSVAYSEGENSGLGSMSAAGVFMASEDSEGYQDVYQGEDMAQCSEELVITKVEDTNEMALDQNEDYIGMTEVDGPEDSETQRAKDIKSRTMESSAVMAVDKRVKATQPSVIMPLKIKDEPMDEECKKAQHSQTGNIKDDEDFDQTPDDVRIKEKAASNPAKSIPPLKRHGVLCTACNKVMLKGHTAFQRSGSSKLYCSPQCLCGSKKKTCHCCLKEICDENINIALVDMSGTVKEFCSQKCRGALNFKCSVCQKTGLTHSHEVNYMGSIHKLCSDSCFSQFRFSHKLNMNSCVNCGGYCYGTDGQCPSLRMEDRVMKFCSQNCLTAYKKRSLKLVTCKMCHALRPAADAVDSPNSEGVRELFCSTSCVMASKVQTGSSSDVAVECNNCKLKLVPQYHISMFDGSVQNFCSYSCVLAYQESFSKTKPNMPVKTVTSTSNNTSTPKPASSDSSSSVKTSTSSGPVQTFTKIPCSQCLNSFFHRPQLLEFRRKMYALCGNTCIEEFKRIYRMEARCEYCKLDKIVKIVRRINKVDRSFCSERCKTLFENSLFKRWGKKHCCNCFYCNSTSKTVVTDVFDGKQEEFCGKDCLLKHNLLIRQVIKCSMCRQMKKMTETVEWLGEMKHFCSVRCLMFFCSLQGITGAVIKATSKSTHGVTPVSSAVPQSTKEGTSNEQPGVLGSTNPKGSVSEKVTRNKRAVKAPVSPSKTRNDKDLPYKSISKNKATSCKPQICDAETQIDGTPKVIVLPVPVPVYVPVPMHLYTQYIPQSVGLPLPVPVPLFFPTTLDNAEHIVKTIQDIKEKIPDDPLEADLIMMAEMVAEDAEEEKQIISSDQTGSIMEGLDLEDLSSNLSWEEDSVSSAQTWDQTPEPERQPPSRSATLTPVSTAAEEPQMDLEADFPIESIELFKKQMQKEINSGKQRSRKRGHVGFSEKKQGSKCASEPLNSLSKLQHEYGVKAWKKWVRWSNAQPNMETLKFGSRSMTLKEDLLKCCTAELSYGLCKFISEVRRPNGEKYSPDSIFYLCLGIQKYLFENNRMENIFADVFYTKFCQELSNLLRGWKPTILPSGYVHSRVEEYHLWDCKQLGAFSPGVLLNTLLYFTKYFNYKTAEQHRRLSFGHIKRYSRGQANNKVSFLRFYPTKEDASTDGVPLKKKEDERQRVLKIRQNSDNPFHCPVRLYEFYLSKCSPGIRHDTTQLYLSPERSCVPSSPTWFSTTSLSDEALESMLTRILTVRELHLERDQSPNESDSDSDSDFTPY, from the exons GAGACTGTGACTGAACCAGACGCCCTGTCAGCAGACAACAGTTGGGATATAGAGGAAGATGATGAGGTGTATTATGCAGATGATTTTGAGTCAACTTCAGGAAAGCAAAAGAACCCCAGAACCTGCCCTGAACAACATGAACAACTCATTTTGAATGTTACAAATCCAACTACAGAACCATCTACATATCAATCTACTTTTGGGTCCTACGATGCTCTTCCACCCACACGGCACTACCAAATG AATGATCCTGCTGAGGCTGTGCTACAAATGGAAGAATGTTATGATGTAAACGCCAACATGGATTCTGTTGCTTATTCAGAAG GTGAAAACTCTGGGCTGGGCTCTATGTCGGCAGCAGGTGTCTTTATGGCCAGTGAGGATTCCGAAGGATATCAGGACGTGTACCAGGGGGAGGACATGGCCCAGTGTTCAGAAGAGCTTGTGATCACTAAAGTTGAGGACACTAATGAAATGGCACTGGACCAGAATGAGGATTACATTGGGATGACGGAAGTAGATGGACCAGAAGATTCAG AAACACAGAGAGCCAAAGACATAAAAAGCAGGACTATGGAATCGTCTGCTGTAATG GCTGTTGACAAAAGAGTTAAAGCAACACAGCCCTCTGTCATAATGCCTTTAAAGATCAAGGATGAACCTATGGACGAGGAGTGCAAGAAAGCACAACATTCCCAGACGGGAAACATTAAGGATGATGAG GATTTTGACCAAACACCAGATGATGTCAGGATAAAAG AAAAGGCAGCATCAAACCCAGCAAAATCCATTCCACCTTTAAAACGACATGGTGTGTTGTGCACAGCCTGTAATAAAGTCATGCTGAAGGGACATACAGCATTTCAGCGTAGTGGCTCTTCTAAACTCTACTGCTCACCTCAATGTCTCTGCGGCTCCAAGAAGAAAACATGTCACTGCTGCCTGAA AGAGATTTGTGATGAGAATATCAACATTGCCCTGGTAGACATGTCAGGAACTGTAAAGGAGTTCTGCAGTCAGAAATGCCGCGGTGCTTTAAACTTCAAATGCAGTGTGTGTCAGAAGACAGGACTG ACTCATAGTCATGAGGTGAATTACATGGGCTCTATCCATAAGCTGTGCAGTGACAGCTGCTTCAGCCAGTTCCGCTTCTCGCATAAGCTGAACATGAACAGCTGTGTGAACTGTGGAGGATATTGTTATGGCACAGATGGTCAGTGTCCATCTCTGCGGATGGAGGACAGAGTTATGAAGTTCTGCAGTCAAAACTGCCTCACAGCCTACAAAAAG AGGAGTCTGAAACTTGTCACCTGCAAAATGTGTCATGCCCTGCGCCCAGCTGCAGATGCAGTGGACAGTCCAAACTCAGAGGGCGTCAGGGAGCTTTTCTGCTCCACTTCCTGTGTCATGGCAAGTAAAGTCCAGACTGGCAGTTCGTCA GATGTTGCAGTGGAATGCAACAACTGCAAGCTGAAACTAGTGCCTCAATACCACATATCCATGTTTGATGGATCTGTTCAGAACTTCTGCTCTTATTCCTGTGTACTAGCATATCAG GAGTCCTTCAGTAAGACGAAACCTAACATGCCAGTAAAAACTGTAACCTCTACAAGCAACAACACATCTACCCCCAAACCTGCTTCCTCAGACTCCAGCTCATCAGTGAAGACTAGCACTTCCAGTGGTCCGGTGCAGACATTCACCAAGATCCCCTGCTCTCAGTGTCTGAACTCGTTCTTTCACAGACCACAGCTGCTGGAGTTTAGG AGGAAAATGTACGCTCTCTGTGGTAACACTTGTATTGAAGAGTTCAAAAGGATCTACCGCATGGAGGCTCGCTGTGAATACTGCAAGCttgataaaattgtaaaaatagtgAGAAGGATAAACAAGGTTGACCGTTCTTTCTGCAGCGAGA GATGCAAGACACTCTTTGAGAATAGCCTCTTCAAACGCTGGGGAAAGAAACACTGTTGCAACTGCTTCTACTGTAACAGCACTTCTAAGACTGTAGTGACTGATGTCTTTGATGGCAAGCAAGAGGAGTTCTGTGGGAAGGATTGCttgttaaaacataatttattgatCCGTCAg GTAATAAAGTGCTCAATGTGCAGGCAGATGAAGAAGATGACTGAGACTGTGGAATGGCTGGGTGAGATGAAGCATTTCTGCAGCGTGCGGTGCCTGATGTTCTTCTGCAGTCTGCAGGGCATCACTGGAGCCGTTATCAAAGCTACAAGTAAATCCACACACG GTGTGACCCCAGTATCCTCTGCAGTTCCTCAAAGCACTAAAGAGGGCACATCCAACGAACAGCCAGGTGTTTTGGGAAGCACAAATCCAAAAG GCTCCGTTTCTGAAAAAGTCACAAGAAAT AAACGTGCTGTGAAAGCTCCTGTCTCACCATCCAAAACCCGGAATGACAAGGACTTGCCATATAAATCCATAAGCAAAAACAAAGCCACGTCCTGTAAACCCCAAATCTGTGATGCTGAGACACAAATAG ATGGAACTCCTAAAGTTATAGTGCTACCAGTGCCAGTGCCAGTGTATGTGCCAGTTCCCATGCATCTCTACACTCAATACATTCCACAGTCTGTGGGGCTTCCACTTCCG GTTCCGGTGCCCTTGTTCTTCCCTACAACTCTGGACAATGCAGAGCACATTGTGAAGACCATTCAGGACATCAAAGAGAAGATCCCTGATGACCCTCTGGAGGCCGACCTCATCATGATGGCAGAGATGGTGGCTGAGGATGCAGAGGAGGAGAAACAAATCATCTCTAGTG ATCAGACTGGTAGCATAATGGAGGGCCTTGATTTGGAAGATCTGTCTAGCAATCTGAGTTGGGAGGAGGACTCTGTGTCGTCTGCCCAGACATGGGATCAAACTCCAGAGCCTGAGAGGCAGCCTCCGTCCCGATCTGCCACACTGACCCCTGTCTCCACCGCAGCAGAAGAGCCACAGATGGACTTGGAGGCTGATTTCCCAATCG AAAGCATTGAACTTTTCAAAAAGCAAATGCAAAAGGAGATCAATTCTGGCAAACAGAGATCACGCAAGAGAGGACACGTTGGCTTCTCTGAGAAGAAACAA GGCAGTAAGTGTGCATCAGAGCCTCTAAACAGCCTCTCCAAACTGCAACATGAATACGGAGTCAAAGCCTGGAAGAAGTGGGTACGCTGGAGCAACGCTCAACCCAACATGGAGACTCTCAAATTTGGCT CGCGCAGTATGACACTAAAGGAGGACTTGTTGAAGTGTTGCACAGCTGAACTAAGCTACGGCCTCTGCAAGTTCATTTCTGAAGTCCGTCGACCCAACGGAGAGAAATACAGCCCTGACAGCATCTTTTATCTCTGCTTGGGAATCCAGAAG TACCTGTTTGAGAACAATCGGATGGAGAACATCTTCGCAGACGTCTTCTACACCAAATTCTGCCAGGAACTGAGCAACCTACTCAGAGGGTGGAAACCAACTATTTTGCCCAGTG GTTACGTTCATTCTCGTGTGGAGGAGTATCATCTATGGGACTGTAAGCAGCTGGGGGCGTTTTCACCTGGTGTGCTGCTCAACACGCTGCTCTATTTCACCAAGTACTTCAACTACAAGACAGCGGAGCAGCACCGCCGCCTCTCTTTTGGCCACATCAAACGCTACTCTCGAGGACAGGCCAACAACAAAGTGTCCTTCCTGCGTTTCTATCCCACAAAAGAGGATGCAAGCACAG ACGGTGTCCCTCTAAAGAAGAAGGAAGATGAACGGCAAAGGGTGCTAAAAATACGGCAGAATTCAGACAATCCCTTCCACTGTCCTGTCAGACTGTACGAGTTCTATCTCTCAAAATG TTCACCTGGCATAAGACACGACACAACCCAGCTTTACCTGAGCCCCGAGCGCTCCTGTGTACCCAGCAGTCCCACATGGTTCTCAACCACTTCGCTGAGTGATGAGGCTCTGGAGAGCATGCTTACACGAATCCTTACTGTCAGAGAGCTGCACCTGGAGAGAGACCAATCACCCAATGAGAGCGATTCAGACAGTGACTCGGACTTCACACCGTATTAG